AAGCTGAGGCCCGTAGTGGGGCAGTCGAAGCCGATGCAGGCGCTGTTGTGCACGTAGAGGTCACCGCTGGCGTAGAACTCGTCGGTGGCGTTGGTGATCCCGCCGGATCCGGTGGCGGGGCTACGGCTCCCATCCGTCGCCGCCTGAGCTCCATCGCCGGCGGCTTCCGTCAGAGAGGGATCCACCACCTGGCCGTGGACGACGGTGAAAGTGCCGTTCTGCATCAGCGGGGACTCTGGGAGAACGCCTCGTTTCTTCAAGTCTTCGATCAGAGCGAGATCCCCGTTCTGACGAGCCCGGGCGATGCGCTCCGCCAACTCCTGACTGAGGTCGGGGCGAGCGACGATCTCCCAGCTGTAGACACCGTCCGCCAGGCTTCGGGCGTCGAGAATGCCCCCTTCTCCAGCGACGAAGTCTTGGGAGTGAACGAATTCGGAGGGGCCGGTGACGGTCAGCTGCATGCCTCCGTGGCCGAAGATCGGCGCGAAGATCAGGGCGCCGGGGTCGTGGGCGACCTCGACGATCTGAGCGTCCTGAAGGGGCGCAGCGTCGAGGATTCCCGGGCACAGCAGGATGATGGTGGCGAGGGCGAGGCCGGTGGTCAGGTGTTTCACAAACAGTCCTCCATAAAAATAGGCCGAAAGGTATCGAGGCGCCTCCGTCCTTCTGCGTCCGCTCGGTGAGCGGCGGCTTCGAGACCGGTGGAGGGGACTCGCGAGGCTCCCGTAGCACGGTAGGGCTACTTTCTTCGCGGTCGAGAAATGTCCTACCTCGAACAGGAGCAAGATCGCTGCCCGCGCCGAGGGACGCCGAAATCCCTGATTTGGGGCCTCCGACGCTGACAGCAAAGGGTGCAATCCGCCAACTTCGTGGGCAGTCCGCCCACGAAGTTGGCGAAAGGATCTAGTGGAGCATCCGCAGTCGCAAGCTCCTAGGCCGGTTGGCGGGGATCAGGGCGCGGAGGCTTCGAGGGCCTCGAGGCGCGCCGCCAGCTCCCGATTCTGCCGCTGCACCTGCTCCAGAGTCTGCTCTTTCTCCAGCAGGCGTTGGTAGAGGGCCTGGATGGCGGCGAAGGCGACGCCGTCGGCGTCGGTAGTGGAGATGTGGCGGTCGTCGGCTCCGACGCCGAAGGCGGCGTAGAAGTCCTGGGCCACCGGTCCGATGTGCTGGGTGCCCGCGGCGTCCCCACGATAGCTCCACTGGGTCACCGGAATGGCCGCCAGGCGCTCCAGGATCTGCCCCCCATCCACCGGCTCGAAGCCCTGCTTCAAGTTGCGGTCGGAGGTGGGGTTGAAAGAGGTGGCGGTGACGTTGCCGTCGGTGTCCAGCTCCCACTCGTTGGCGCCGTCCTCTTGGGAGTCGAAGATCATGTCGCCGGAACGGAAGGTCTGGCGCCACTCCCAGCTATTGCCGGCGAAGTGGGTCTGAATGTTGCCGGTGCCGGTGTTCTCCACCCGCAGACCGGCGAAGTTGGCGCTGGTGTTGGCCTGCACCTGGAAGCGGACGTCGGGGTCGATGCTCGAGGTGCCGAAGGCGATGTCGTTGTCGTTTTCGATGTAGATGCTGTTGCTGTCCGCGCCGGGGCGGATGCGGAAGGGCAGCTGGGAGCCGTTGGTGGAGTCGCGGATGAAGAAACTGCTCTCGTTGCCCGCTACGTCCCAGGTCTGCGAGCCGAAGCCCGCCGACGAGTCTTGGTTGAGCCGCAAGGTCGGCGTATCGCCGCTCACCATATGCATTTCCACCACCGGATTCGAGGTGCCCAACCCTACCCGGCCGCCGTTGTCCACGTAGAGCGCGTGGTTGCGGGCGTTGGCCTCCACCGAGAACGGGATGCGGCTGGCGGTGGCGTCCTGGATCCGGAAGCGGTTGGCGCCGCCGGCGCTGGCGTCGTTGGCGATGATGCGCCAGTCAGTGCTGGGGAAACTGCCGACGCTGGTGTCCTCGAAGTGGATCCTCAGCCGGTGCTCCTTGAGCCGGATCGTGTCCGAACCGAAGCTGAGCCCCGAGGAGGGACAGTCGAACCCGATGCAGGCGCTGTTGTGCACGTAGAGGTTGCTGTTGGTGTAGAACTCGTCGGTGGCGTTGGTCAGCCCGTCGACGGTGGCTCCTGGTTGGCGCGACGCCTCGGCGGTGGCCTGGGTCTCTTCGCTGCCCTCCTCCGGCCGGTTGGGATCGACGATGCTCCCGCCGATGATGGTGAAGGTGCCGCTCTGCATCAGCGGGACCAGCGGCAGGATGCCTTTGTCCTGGAGGTCGCAGACCAGGGTCATGTCGTTCTCCGCCCGATCCTCGGCGATCTGCTGGGCCAGCTCCGGAGCGAGATCCGGCCGGGCGTGGACCTCCCAATCGTAGACCCCGTCGGCGAAGCCGCGGATCTCCAGAGTGCCCCCTTCGTCGTCGGCAAACT
Above is a genomic segment from Acidobacteriota bacterium containing:
- a CDS encoding tail fiber domain-containing protein, whose product is MQRIRLVPLRRFPSLPLSILALALLLLSTSLAAQTSEDIVRVSYDPSALSFDPIIAHDGMTLTVTDSRKFMHVQQFADDEGGTLEIRGFADGVYDWEVHARPDLAPELAQQIAEDRAENDMTLVCDLQDKGILPLVPLMQSGTFTIIGGSIVDPNRPEEGSEETQATAEASRQPGATVDGLTNATDEFYTNSNLYVHNSACIGFDCPSSGLSFGSDTIRLKEHRLRIHFEDTSVGSFPSTDWRIIANDASAGGANRFRIQDATASRIPFSVEANARNHALYVDNGGRVGLGTSNPVVEMHMVSGDTPTLRLNQDSSAGFGSQTWDVAGNESSFFIRDSTNGSQLPFRIRPGADSNSIYIENDNDIAFGTSSIDPDVRFQVQANTSANFAGLRVENTGTGNIQTHFAGNSWEWRQTFRSGDMIFDSQEDGANEWELDTDGNVTATSFNPTSDRNLKQGFEPVDGGQILERLAAIPVTQWSYRGDAAGTQHIGPVAQDFYAAFGVGADDRHISTTDADGVAFAAIQALYQRLLEKEQTLEQVQRQNRELAARLEALEASAP